Proteins encoded within one genomic window of Salipaludibacillus agaradhaerens:
- the ytvI gene encoding sporulation integral membrane protein YtvI: MSERSFLLIKRTVILSSIILVVMATVAVAIMYFYPFLLAIVFSLIFLPFVNYLENYLRWKRAVATFIVIATFILLLMILMTVIIAEMVQGLSFLAKVLPSYIEELTKTIQQWINTYLFPFIADFSQFTSGLERESGMTFDQSIDQILNEGSMQIGNIIQAFLNQLKDFFIAFPHALTMILFSLLASFFITKDWPQLMIWINTHLPHHFTYVSGRIFKEWKAALGHYLMAQFILVLITAFIVFAGLIILNVNYAFTTALLIAVVDIFPYIGTGIVFIPWIIYSFLNANWYMTTGLSILYGVVVIQRQLSEPKILAHHMGMPTLVLLFTVFACYQVFGFAGILFGPFILIIIQTLKNARVLEEIKHYLFR, translated from the coding sequence ATGTCTGAAAGATCTTTTCTTTTAATCAAACGTACCGTCATTTTGTCAAGTATCATTCTTGTTGTAATGGCTACCGTGGCAGTAGCTATTATGTATTTTTACCCATTTTTATTAGCTATTGTTTTCTCTTTGATTTTTTTGCCTTTTGTAAACTACTTAGAAAATTATTTACGATGGAAAAGAGCCGTGGCTACATTTATTGTTATTGCAACTTTCATCTTACTATTAATGATATTAATGACGGTCATTATAGCAGAAATGGTACAAGGGTTGTCGTTCTTAGCAAAAGTCTTACCGAGTTATATAGAAGAATTGACCAAAACTATTCAGCAATGGATAAACACATATTTATTCCCTTTTATTGCGGATTTTTCTCAATTCACTAGTGGTTTAGAACGTGAATCTGGTATGACATTTGATCAATCAATTGATCAAATTTTAAATGAAGGAAGTATGCAGATTGGAAATATCATTCAAGCTTTTCTAAATCAATTAAAGGACTTTTTCATAGCCTTCCCACACGCGTTAACAATGATTCTATTCTCTTTACTAGCCTCCTTTTTTATTACGAAAGACTGGCCGCAACTCATGATTTGGATAAATACTCATTTACCTCATCATTTCACATATGTAAGTGGGAGAATTTTCAAAGAGTGGAAAGCTGCCTTAGGTCATTATTTGATGGCTCAGTTCATTTTAGTCCTCATAACTGCATTTATTGTTTTTGCAGGTTTAATTATTCTTAACGTTAATTATGCTTTCACCACAGCCCTCCTAATTGCTGTTGTTGATATCTTTCCCTATATAGGAACGGGAATCGTGTTCATCCCATGGATTATTTATTCTTTTTTAAATGCTAATTGGTATATGACAACCGGACTGTCTATTTTATATGGGGTCGTCGTCATTCAAAGACAGCTTTCTGAACCAAAAATTCTTGCTCATCATATGGGGATGCCTACCTTAGTTTTATTATTTACTGTATTTGCTTGTTATCAGGTGTTTGGTTTTGCCGGCATACTCTTTGGACCTTTTATCTTAATAATCATTCAAACGCTGAAAAATGCCCGTGTACTTGAAGAAATTAAGCATTATTTGTTCCGGTAA
- the mdh gene encoding malate dehydrogenase — MAIRRRKISVVGSGFTGTTTALMAAQKELGDVVLVDIPNSEQPTKGKALDMLEASPVQGFDANIIGTSDYKDTADSDIVVITAGIPRKPGMSRDDLVSTNASIMKSVTKDIVKYSPDCFIIVLTNPVDAMTYAVFQESGFPKNRVIGQSGVLDTARFNTFVAQELNVSVEDVTGFVLGGHGDDMVPMLRYSFAGGIPLEKLISKDRLDAIVERTRKGGGEIVNLLGTGSAYFAPAASIVQMVEAILKDKKRILPSIAYLEGEYGYNDIYLGVPTVLGGNGLEKIFELDLTEEEKQQLDKSVESVKSVLKLVK, encoded by the coding sequence ATGGCAATCAGACGAAGAAAGATAAGTGTTGTCGGAAGCGGTTTTACAGGAACGACCACGGCTCTCATGGCGGCCCAAAAGGAGTTAGGTGATGTCGTACTTGTGGATATCCCCAATTCGGAACAACCTACCAAGGGGAAGGCATTAGATATGTTAGAAGCGAGCCCTGTTCAAGGGTTTGATGCTAATATTATTGGAACTTCCGATTACAAGGACACCGCTGATTCAGATATTGTCGTCATCACTGCAGGTATTCCACGGAAACCAGGAATGAGCAGAGATGACCTTGTGAGTACGAATGCAAGTATCATGAAAAGTGTTACGAAAGATATTGTCAAATATTCACCAGATTGTTTTATTATCGTTCTGACCAATCCAGTAGATGCCATGACTTATGCTGTTTTCCAGGAATCCGGTTTTCCTAAAAACCGTGTTATCGGACAATCAGGTGTCTTGGATACAGCGCGGTTTAATACATTTGTGGCACAAGAATTAAATGTTTCTGTAGAAGACGTGACAGGATTCGTTTTAGGGGGCCATGGAGATGATATGGTACCAATGCTACGATACAGTTTCGCCGGAGGTATTCCACTAGAAAAGTTAATTTCGAAAGATCGTTTAGACGCGATTGTGGAGCGAACGCGTAAAGGTGGGGGAGAAATTGTTAATCTACTAGGCACAGGGAGTGCTTATTTTGCTCCTGCAGCTTCTATTGTTCAAATGGTTGAAGCGATCTTAAAAGATAAAAAACGTATTCTACCATCTATTGCATACCTAGAAGGTGAATATGGCTATAACGATATTTACTTAGGGGTGCCTACAGTCCTTGGAGGCAATGGATTAGAAAAAATATTTGAATTAGACCTTACAGAGGAAGAGAAGCAGCAACTCGATAAATCCGTTGAATCTGTTAAAAGTGTATTAAAACTTGTTAAATAG
- the polA gene encoding DNA polymerase I produces MKLLIKNEVLNVEKLVLVDGNSIAYRAFFALPLLNNEKGVYTNAVYGFTTMILKILEDEQPTHMLVAFDAGKTTFRHATFKEYKGKREKTPPELAEQLPIMRDLLKAFNIRYYEVDNYEADDIIGTLATNAVNEQQQWQVKIYTGDKDLLQLVSQNVHVSLTRKGITNVDTYDLQLVDDTYGITPKQIVDMKGLMGDSSDNIPGVPGIGEKTALKLLKEHKTVEGVYEAIDSVSGKKLKENLEQNKEQAFMSKKLAEIMLDAPVTIALDELKLGERENDELISLFKELEFNSLLDRLGMEATPSGSEEMEDLDVQRVNHVTEDMLQSPSAIVVEVLEENYHQADIIGLAIANETGTYYLSADVALKSDVFKSWASDGTREKYIFNAKRAVVALGWQDVVMNGIIFDVQIASYLINPSASSHDLADIAKRQKSLQVQLDESVYGKGKKRHIPDVTILSQHLGRKATALLELKEVLYDELQRNDQLDLFEKLEMPLSVILGRMEMNGVAVDGDVLREMGKDLSHRLEKMEKEIYELAGTEFNINSPKQLGEVLFEKLNLPVIKKTKTGYSTSADVLEKLQDSHEVIPLILHYRQLGKLNSTYIEGLLKVLHKKTGKIHTIFNQAITQTGRLSSTEPNLQNIPIRLEEGRKIRHAFIPENKHARILAADYSQIELRVLAHISQDANLKQAFNENMDVHTKTAMDVFGVDHTEVTDNMRRTAKAVNFGIVYGISDYGLSQNLGITRKEARTFIDRYFESYPGVKEYMDTIVEEAREKGFVTTMLHRRRYLPELTSRNFNQRSFAERTAMNTPIQGSAADIIKKAMVDMAEKMEEQNMRSRLLLQVHDELIFEVPEEELEQMTKLVPEVMEKAVELDVPLIADVAHGDTWYDAK; encoded by the coding sequence ATAAAATTATTAATTAAAAACGAGGTGTTGAATGTGGAAAAACTCGTCTTAGTAGACGGAAATAGTATTGCATATCGTGCTTTCTTTGCATTACCACTTTTAAATAATGAAAAAGGCGTCTATACAAATGCTGTATACGGCTTTACAACGATGATTCTAAAAATATTAGAAGACGAACAACCGACACACATGCTTGTAGCATTTGATGCAGGTAAAACAACGTTTAGACATGCCACATTTAAAGAATATAAAGGGAAACGTGAGAAGACCCCGCCAGAACTAGCTGAGCAGCTACCAATTATGAGAGATTTACTAAAGGCTTTTAATATTCGCTACTATGAAGTAGATAATTATGAAGCCGATGACATAATTGGCACCCTTGCCACAAATGCAGTTAACGAGCAACAACAATGGCAAGTTAAAATTTACACAGGTGATAAAGATTTACTCCAGCTTGTATCACAAAATGTTCATGTTTCGTTGACACGAAAAGGTATTACGAATGTAGACACGTATGATCTGCAATTGGTAGACGATACATATGGCATAACCCCTAAACAAATTGTTGATATGAAGGGGTTGATGGGAGATAGCTCAGATAATATCCCTGGAGTACCAGGAATTGGAGAAAAAACGGCCTTAAAACTACTTAAAGAGCACAAGACCGTTGAAGGTGTTTATGAAGCAATTGACAGTGTAAGTGGCAAAAAATTAAAAGAAAATCTTGAACAAAATAAAGAGCAAGCATTTATGAGTAAAAAGCTTGCAGAAATTATGCTTGATGCGCCAGTAACCATTGCCCTTGATGAGCTAAAGTTAGGCGAAAGAGAGAACGACGAGCTAATCAGCTTGTTTAAAGAATTAGAATTTAATTCTCTCCTTGATCGACTTGGAATGGAGGCAACTCCCTCTGGCTCAGAGGAGATGGAAGACCTAGACGTACAACGTGTTAATCACGTGACAGAAGACATGCTTCAATCACCATCAGCAATCGTCGTTGAAGTGTTAGAAGAAAATTATCACCAAGCTGATATAATCGGTCTAGCGATAGCCAATGAAACAGGTACGTATTATTTATCGGCGGATGTAGCATTAAAAAGTGATGTGTTTAAAAGCTGGGCGTCTGATGGCACTAGAGAGAAGTACATTTTTAACGCTAAAAGGGCAGTTGTAGCTCTGGGCTGGCAGGATGTTGTCATGAATGGCATTATATTTGACGTGCAGATAGCTTCTTATTTAATTAATCCATCTGCAAGCTCACATGATTTAGCCGATATTGCCAAACGGCAGAAAAGCCTTCAAGTGCAGTTAGATGAATCGGTATATGGAAAGGGGAAAAAACGCCACATTCCTGATGTCACTATCTTATCTCAACATTTAGGACGTAAAGCCACTGCTTTACTTGAATTAAAAGAAGTATTATACGATGAATTGCAGAGAAATGACCAACTAGATTTATTTGAAAAGCTCGAAATGCCGCTATCAGTCATTCTTGGAAGAATGGAAATGAATGGTGTAGCGGTAGATGGAGACGTTCTAAGAGAAATGGGTAAAGACTTATCACATCGGTTAGAAAAAATGGAAAAAGAGATTTATGAGCTTGCAGGCACAGAATTTAATATTAATTCTCCTAAACAGCTTGGTGAGGTGTTATTCGAAAAACTAAACCTGCCTGTCATTAAAAAAACGAAAACGGGTTACTCTACTTCAGCTGATGTATTAGAAAAATTACAAGATTCTCATGAGGTGATACCGTTAATATTGCATTATCGCCAATTAGGAAAACTCAATTCCACTTACATTGAAGGGCTGTTAAAAGTGCTTCATAAAAAGACCGGGAAGATTCATACGATTTTTAATCAAGCGATCACCCAAACAGGAAGATTAAGCTCAACTGAACCTAATTTACAAAATATCCCGATACGACTTGAAGAAGGACGGAAAATTCGTCACGCTTTTATACCAGAAAATAAACATGCACGAATCTTAGCCGCTGACTATTCACAAATTGAATTACGTGTACTCGCCCATATTTCTCAAGATGCCAATTTAAAGCAAGCATTTAATGAGAATATGGATGTACATACGAAAACAGCGATGGATGTTTTTGGAGTGGATCATACAGAAGTGACGGATAATATGAGAAGAACAGCGAAAGCAGTGAACTTTGGCATCGTTTATGGTATTAGTGATTACGGATTGTCACAAAACTTGGGGATCACAAGGAAAGAGGCACGAACTTTTATAGATAGGTACTTTGAAAGTTATCCGGGCGTAAAAGAGTATATGGATACGATCGTGGAAGAGGCACGGGAGAAAGGATTTGTTACAACGATGCTGCACAGACGTCGTTATTTACCTGAGCTTACCAGTCGCAATTTTAATCAACGCAGTTTTGCTGAACGAACAGCGATGAATACGCCGATTCAAGGAAGTGCTGCTGATATTATAAAAAAAGCGATGGTAGACATGGCTGAAAAAATGGAAGAGCAAAACATGAGATCGCGTCTTCTTCTACAAGTGCACGATGAACTTATTTTTGAAGTGCCGGAAGAAGAACTAGAACAGATGACAAAGCTTGTACCTGAAGTTATGGAAAAAGCGGTAGAGCTGGATGTGCCATTAATAGCAGATGTAGCACACGGTGATACTTGGTACGATGCAAAATAA
- the citZ gene encoding citrate synthase, producing MSTTKGLEGVVATTSSVSSIIDGVLTYHGYNIDDLADYASFEEVIYLLWNHKLPNEQELISFKTELSSAAVVPEAVIEQLRTFPVDKVHPMAMLRTAVSNLALFDEEADEQDEAANYRKAIKLQAQLPTIITAFSRIRRGKEPVKPNENLSFAANFLYMLNGEKPDAISEKAFNKALVLHADHELNASTFTARVCVATLSDMYSGITAAIGALKGPLHGGANERVMAMLTDIGEVDKAEAYIKDALARKVKIMGFGHRVYKNGDPRAKHLKEMSRQLTEITGTNKWYDMSVKIDEIVTNEKGLLPNVDFYSASVYHSLGIEHDIFTPIFAVSRVSGWIAHILEQFENNRLIRPRAEYTGPDHQAWIPLEER from the coding sequence ATGAGTACGACTAAAGGATTGGAAGGTGTCGTTGCTACGACATCAAGTGTAAGCTCAATTATTGATGGGGTATTAACTTATCACGGTTATAATATTGATGATTTAGCTGATTATGCCAGTTTTGAAGAAGTGATTTATTTATTGTGGAATCATAAGCTTCCCAATGAACAAGAACTGATCTCTTTTAAAACAGAACTGTCTTCCGCAGCCGTAGTTCCCGAGGCAGTCATTGAGCAATTACGTACTTTTCCCGTTGATAAAGTTCACCCTATGGCGATGTTAAGAACAGCTGTTTCTAACCTTGCTTTGTTTGATGAAGAAGCGGATGAGCAGGATGAGGCTGCTAACTATAGAAAAGCAATTAAACTTCAGGCACAGCTTCCAACTATCATAACCGCTTTTTCGCGGATAAGGCGTGGTAAAGAACCGGTTAAACCTAATGAAAATTTAAGTTTTGCTGCTAATTTCCTTTATATGCTCAATGGAGAGAAACCTGATGCTATCTCTGAGAAAGCTTTTAATAAAGCGCTCGTTTTACATGCAGATCATGAGTTAAATGCCTCAACTTTTACCGCTAGGGTTTGTGTGGCAACATTGTCCGATATGTATTCGGGGATTACAGCTGCAATTGGCGCTCTTAAAGGCCCTCTACATGGTGGTGCCAATGAGCGGGTGATGGCGATGCTTACAGACATCGGTGAGGTGGATAAGGCAGAGGCCTATATAAAAGACGCTTTAGCTCGCAAAGTGAAAATTATGGGGTTCGGTCACAGGGTATATAAAAATGGTGATCCTCGTGCCAAACATTTAAAGGAAATGTCTCGCCAGTTGACTGAAATTACAGGAACTAACAAGTGGTATGATATGAGTGTTAAAATTGATGAAATTGTAACGAATGAGAAAGGGTTATTACCGAATGTGGATTTTTATTCTGCATCCGTTTATCACAGCCTTGGCATTGAGCACGATATTTTTACACCTATTTTCGCTGTAAGTCGTGTTTCTGGTTGGATAGCTCATATTCTTGAACAATTTGAAAATAACCGACTTATTCGACCACGTGCAGAATACACAGGACCAGATCATCAGGCCTGGATACCACTCGAAGAAAGATAA
- the icd gene encoding NADP-dependent isocitrate dehydrogenase, translating into MSGQKITVNNGVLNVPNEPVIPYIEGDGIGPDIWKAASRVIEAAVDKAYNGEKKIHWTEVLAGEKAHTQTGEWLPDQTLDTIREYIIAIKGPLTTPIGGGFRSLNVALRQELDLYTCLRPVRWFEGVPSPVKRPQDTDMVIFRENSEDIYAGIEYQEGTEDVKKIVDFLQNEMGATKIRFPETSGIGIKPVSQQGTERLVRAAIQYALDEGRKSVTLVHKGNIMKFTEGAFKNWGYELAEKEFGDKVFTWAEYDKIVEEKGNDAANEAQSQAEADGKIIVKDAIADIFLQQILTRPKEFDVVATMNLNGDYISDALAAQVGGIGIAPGANINYDTGHAIFEATHGTAPKYAGLDKVNPSSVLLSGVLMLRHLGWGEAADMIENAMDKTIGSKTVTYDFARLMDGATEVKCSEFGDALINNL; encoded by the coding sequence ATGTCAGGACAGAAAATTACTGTAAATAATGGTGTATTAAATGTTCCGAATGAGCCAGTTATTCCATATATCGAAGGTGATGGTATTGGGCCAGATATTTGGAAGGCTGCCTCACGTGTGATTGAAGCTGCCGTTGATAAAGCCTATAACGGTGAGAAAAAAATTCATTGGACAGAAGTGTTAGCTGGTGAGAAAGCTCATACGCAAACAGGTGAGTGGTTGCCGGATCAAACTTTGGATACTATTCGTGAATATATTATTGCGATAAAAGGACCGTTAACTACGCCTATCGGTGGAGGGTTCCGTTCTTTAAATGTGGCGTTACGTCAAGAGCTTGACCTTTACACATGTCTACGTCCAGTGAGATGGTTTGAAGGTGTCCCATCACCAGTTAAACGACCGCAGGATACAGATATGGTTATTTTCCGTGAGAATTCAGAAGACATCTATGCGGGAATTGAGTACCAAGAAGGCACTGAGGATGTGAAAAAAATCGTTGATTTTCTTCAAAATGAAATGGGAGCAACGAAGATCCGCTTCCCTGAAACATCAGGCATCGGTATTAAGCCAGTGTCTCAACAAGGAACTGAGCGCCTTGTACGTGCAGCTATTCAATATGCATTAGACGAGGGACGAAAGAGTGTAACGCTCGTCCATAAAGGAAATATCATGAAATTCACTGAAGGGGCCTTCAAAAATTGGGGCTATGAATTAGCGGAAAAGGAATTTGGTGACAAAGTCTTTACATGGGCTGAATACGATAAAATTGTAGAAGAAAAAGGGAACGATGCTGCAAATGAAGCCCAGTCACAAGCAGAAGCAGATGGCAAAATTATTGTGAAGGATGCTATTGCGGATATTTTCCTTCAACAAATTCTTACACGTCCTAAAGAATTTGATGTTGTAGCAACAATGAATTTAAACGGTGACTATATATCTGACGCTTTAGCTGCACAGGTTGGCGGAATTGGTATTGCTCCTGGCGCAAACATCAATTACGATACAGGACATGCCATTTTTGAAGCCACTCACGGTACAGCACCAAAATATGCCGGTTTGGATAAAGTGAATCCATCGTCTGTTCTTTTGTCTGGTGTTTTAATGTTACGTCACTTAGGATGGGGCGAAGCTGCAGACATGATCGAAAATGCCATGGACAAAACTATCGGTAGTAAGACGGTGACGTATGACTTCGCGCGCTTAATGGATGGAGCGACTGAAGTGAAATGTTCAGAATTTGGAGATGCGCTTATTAATAATCTATAA
- the pnpS gene encoding two-component system histidine kinase PnpS, translated as MNSYRFRLIVPLSLIILLVLFSLGAVLGPFFKDFYLERMFDRIEKETHLVVYQLEEIDLTDETRVQERVSEIAERLDVRLTVIEEEGEVLAETATSPEEMDNHLNRPEIQSAVDNEGGRATRYSATVGKELLYFALPFETETGSSGFIRLGVAMDELNAVYQNIWTLLFVSFFIAFLIILVLASKLTNQMVKPVEDARRVANELAKGNFEARTFEGENLETGELNRSINVLAENLSQITRTYESQQERLETLIENMGSGLILINAKGDITLINRSCKELFDEETELWKNQLYYKVIKHKQIIQFIQEIFLTECRTRKPLKLSVGIYFKHVDVHGAPIIGIDEKLKGIVLVFHDITELKKLEQARKDFVANVSHELRTPVTSLKGFTETLLDGAMEDENLRKRFLTIIANESERLEGLIVDLLELSKIEGAKFQLNWQHVTLESVVDEVFIILKNKAEAKKMRLERKVIGSTCIEGDPHRIKQILINLVNNAIVYSPEGGRINVRVKEQTETVILEVEDTGIGINKKEIPRVFERFYRVDRARSRNSGGTGLGLAIVKHLAEAHHAKISVESEVGRGTNFRLMFYKKRQSELEE; from the coding sequence ATGAATAGCTATCGATTCAGATTAATCGTTCCTTTATCATTAATTATTTTACTTGTTCTATTTAGTTTAGGTGCAGTGCTTGGTCCTTTCTTTAAGGATTTTTATTTAGAGAGAATGTTTGATCGGATTGAAAAGGAAACACATTTAGTTGTTTATCAGCTTGAAGAAATAGATCTAACGGATGAAACGAGGGTTCAAGAAAGGGTTTCAGAGATTGCTGAACGACTTGATGTTCGTTTAACAGTCATTGAAGAAGAAGGTGAAGTACTAGCAGAAACTGCCACTTCGCCCGAGGAAATGGATAATCATCTAAATCGTCCAGAAATTCAGTCTGCTGTGGATAATGAGGGTGGAAGAGCAACAAGGTATAGCGCAACCGTTGGAAAAGAATTGTTATATTTTGCTTTGCCTTTTGAGACTGAGACAGGTTCCTCAGGATTCATCCGTTTAGGGGTGGCAATGGATGAATTGAATGCTGTGTACCAGAATATCTGGACATTACTATTTGTTTCTTTTTTTATTGCTTTTTTAATTATTTTAGTATTAGCATCTAAATTGACGAATCAGATGGTAAAACCCGTTGAGGATGCACGGCGTGTGGCCAATGAATTGGCAAAAGGTAACTTTGAAGCAAGGACATTTGAAGGGGAAAATTTAGAAACCGGAGAGTTAAACCGCTCGATTAATGTTCTTGCTGAAAATTTATCACAAATTACAAGAACCTATGAAAGTCAACAAGAAAGACTTGAAACGCTCATAGAAAATATGGGAAGTGGCCTCATATTAATTAATGCTAAAGGTGATATAACGCTTATAAATCGTTCATGTAAAGAACTATTTGATGAAGAAACAGAACTATGGAAAAACCAGCTTTATTATAAAGTCATTAAACACAAACAAATCATTCAATTTATACAGGAAATTTTTCTGACAGAATGTCGTACGAGGAAGCCTCTTAAGCTTTCTGTAGGTATTTATTTTAAACATGTGGACGTACATGGTGCACCGATAATTGGCATCGATGAAAAGTTAAAAGGGATTGTCCTTGTTTTTCATGATATTACTGAGTTAAAGAAACTCGAGCAAGCTCGAAAAGATTTCGTGGCAAATGTCTCCCATGAACTTCGAACTCCTGTTACATCCCTAAAGGGTTTTACAGAAACATTACTAGATGGCGCAATGGAAGATGAGAACTTAAGAAAACGGTTCTTAACAATTATCGCCAATGAATCAGAGCGGTTAGAAGGATTGATAGTCGATTTATTAGAGTTATCAAAAATAGAAGGTGCTAAATTCCAATTGAATTGGCAACATGTCACGTTAGAATCAGTCGTGGATGAAGTATTTATAATTTTGAAAAATAAAGCGGAAGCGAAAAAGATGAGGCTAGAAAGAAAAGTAATTGGCTCCACATGTATTGAAGGAGACCCTCATCGGATTAAACAAATTCTCATTAATCTTGTTAATAATGCGATCGTTTATTCACCAGAAGGTGGCCGAATTAATGTAAGAGTTAAAGAGCAAACGGAAACGGTTATTTTGGAAGTGGAGGACACTGGCATTGGTATTAATAAAAAAGAGATACCTCGCGTGTTTGAGCGGTTTTATCGTGTGGATAGAGCACGCAGTAGAAATTCTGGGGGCACGGGCCTCGGTTTAGCCATTGTTAAGCATTTGGCTGAAGCTCATCATGCCAAAATATCTGTAGAAAGTGAAGTAGGGAGAGGGACAAACTTTAGGCTCATGTTTTATAAAAAAAGACAATCAGAGCTAGAGGAGTAA
- a CDS encoding response regulator transcription factor: protein MSQKLLIVDDEESILTLLQFNLEQGGFDVTTAMDGKTALNTAMETSFDLIILDLMLPEMDGLEVCKALRQNKILTPILMLTAKDEEFDKVLGLELGADDYLTKPFSPREVVARVRAILRRSQKMLQKDDVEKNTHKMTIGDVEIFPDNYEVYLQGEALELTPKEFELLVYLVNHKGRVLTRDQLLNAVWNYEFVGDTRIVDVHISHLREKIEPNTKKPIYIKTIRGLGYKLDNPFKDE, encoded by the coding sequence ATGTCGCAAAAATTATTAATTGTCGATGATGAAGAATCAATTTTAACCTTGCTACAATTTAATTTGGAACAAGGTGGTTTTGATGTGACGACTGCTATGGACGGAAAAACAGCATTGAATACAGCGATGGAGACATCATTTGATTTAATCATTTTGGATTTGATGCTACCTGAGATGGATGGTTTAGAAGTGTGTAAAGCCTTAAGACAAAATAAAATTTTAACACCTATCTTAATGCTTACCGCAAAGGATGAAGAATTTGATAAGGTGCTAGGGTTAGAGCTAGGGGCGGATGATTATTTAACGAAGCCTTTTAGTCCAAGAGAAGTTGTGGCGAGAGTAAGAGCGATTCTTCGACGCTCTCAGAAAATGCTACAAAAAGATGATGTGGAAAAAAACACTCACAAAATGACGATCGGCGATGTGGAGATTTTTCCAGATAACTATGAGGTTTATTTGCAGGGGGAAGCGTTAGAATTAACACCTAAAGAATTTGAATTACTCGTCTACTTAGTCAATCATAAAGGCAGAGTTTTAACGAGAGATCAGTTATTAAATGCTGTTTGGAATTACGAATTTGTAGGGGATACGCGCATTGTCGATGTACATATTAGTCATCTGCGTGAGAAAATTGAACCAAATACGAAAAAACCAATATATATAAAAACAATACGTGGATTAGGGTATAAATTAGATAACCCGTTTAAAGATGAATAG
- a CDS encoding DUF441 domain-containing protein: MTQPTIFMLILLAIGLFAKNQSLIIAVVFLLVVKWSGLADKILPFAQQKGINIGVTIITIAVLVPIVTGDIGFRDLQEALKSSYAWIALASGIFVAIIAANGIELLQNDPHITAALVFGTILAVAVFNGVAVGPLIGAGIAYLAMKMVEFFSSIGG, translated from the coding sequence ATGACTCAACCAACTATTTTTATGCTTATTTTACTTGCTATTGGCTTATTTGCTAAAAATCAATCTTTAATTATTGCTGTCGTGTTTCTGCTTGTTGTTAAATGGAGTGGATTAGCTGATAAAATTTTACCGTTTGCTCAGCAAAAAGGGATTAATATAGGCGTTACAATTATAACTATTGCTGTCTTAGTTCCCATAGTAACGGGGGATATTGGTTTTAGAGACCTACAAGAAGCTTTGAAATCATCATATGCATGGATTGCTTTAGCCTCCGGCATTTTTGTGGCTATCATTGCTGCTAATGGGATTGAATTGCTTCAAAATGATCCACATATTACTGCTGCATTGGTGTTCGGGACGATTCTTGCTGTGGCTGTCTTTAACGGCGTAGCTGTAGGTCCACTTATCGGTGCTGGAATTGCTTATCTGGCCATGAAAATGGTTGAATTTTTCAGCTCTATTGGCGGATAA